One window of the Streptomyces sp. NBC_00259 genome contains the following:
- a CDS encoding phosphatase PAP2 family protein, producing the protein MRTDIFARLDREPEPPKIEIPRMSRTRLALFGGTLAFYLAIVVAVLISSWLVIIDWKVMLFRPYQQWPELHAFLDYFVVLGQRGPTAVMVAAWLGWRSWRQHTVRPLLVLGASLLLLNATVGAVKLGLGRLGPHYATRIGSPELFAGGDIFPSGHTANAVVTWGILAYLATTPRARRYLSALSAVVALGVGLTTVYLGTHWLTDVLLGWAAGLLILLALPWCETLIGRTETIILSLRDQLLSRRLPMPSLPVASGGPRTAIYPQRLPSEDGGEPVRHPVGAAGAARLPGGGRSTVSGTGAPAGQGAAGTASAAGTSGSTATARLTQTRPHTVARSQHAPHASHTPAPAGTRRPPRSRPVAGG; encoded by the coding sequence GTGCGTACCGACATCTTTGCCCGTCTGGACCGGGAGCCGGAGCCGCCGAAGATAGAGATCCCGCGGATGAGCCGCACCCGTCTCGCCCTCTTCGGCGGGACCTTGGCGTTCTATCTCGCGATCGTCGTCGCCGTGCTCATCTCGTCCTGGCTGGTGATCATCGACTGGAAGGTCATGCTCTTCCGGCCGTATCAGCAGTGGCCGGAACTGCACGCGTTTCTGGACTACTTCGTGGTGCTCGGCCAGCGCGGGCCCACGGCCGTGATGGTGGCGGCCTGGCTGGGCTGGCGCTCCTGGCGGCAGCACACCGTGCGCCCGCTGCTGGTGCTGGGGGCCTCGCTGCTGCTGCTGAACGCGACCGTCGGCGCGGTCAAGCTGGGCCTCGGTCGGCTCGGCCCCCACTACGCGACGCGGATCGGCTCGCCCGAGCTCTTCGCCGGCGGCGATATATTTCCTTCGGGCCACACCGCCAACGCCGTCGTGACCTGGGGAATCCTCGCCTATCTGGCCACCACGCCGAGAGCGAGACGCTATCTGTCGGCGCTGTCGGCCGTGGTCGCCCTGGGCGTCGGGCTGACGACCGTCTACCTCGGTACGCACTGGCTGACCGATGTGCTGCTCGGCTGGGCCGCCGGGCTGCTGATCCTGCTCGCTCTGCCGTGGTGCGAGACGCTGATCGGACGCACCGAGACGATCATCCTCTCGCTGCGCGACCAGTTGCTCTCCCGCCGTCTGCCGATGCCGTCGCTGCCGGTCGCCTCCGGCGGGCCGCGGACCGCCATATACCCGCAGCGGCTGCCGTCCGAGGACGGCGGGGAGCCCGTGCGCCATCCGGTGGGCGCGGCGGGCGCCGCGCGGCTGCCGGGCGGCGGGCGGAGCACCGTGAGCGGTACGGGAGCCCCCGCGGGCCAGGGAGCGGCGGGCACCGCGAGTGCCGCCGGGACGTCCGGCTCGACCGCGACCGCCCGGCTCACCCAGACGCGCCCGCACACGGTGGCGCGCTCACAGCACGCGCCGCACGCCTCGCACACCCCGGCGCCGGCAGGAACCCGCCGTCCGCCGCGGTCGCGCCCGGTCGCGGGCGGCTGA
- a CDS encoding I78 family peptidase inhibitor, with protein sequence MAPIPTPSAQPDDATEPYVGLDADGAERRARSRGWTTVRSLPPGSIITMEFLAGRLNFEVDDGTVVRCWKG encoded by the coding sequence ATGGCACCGATACCGACCCCCTCAGCACAGCCCGACGACGCCACCGAGCCCTATGTCGGCCTCGACGCCGACGGGGCCGAGCGGCGCGCCCGCAGCCGGGGCTGGACCACCGTCAGATCGCTTCCGCCCGGCTCGATCATCACCATGGAGTTCCTGGCGGGCCGACTGAACTTCGAGGTCGACGACGGCACGGTCGTCCGCTGCTGGAAGGGCTGA
- the ctaD gene encoding aa3-type cytochrome oxidase subunit I, with amino-acid sequence MGTDTVEAAASPAPVRRRGRVVVDWLTTTDHKKIGHLYLVTSFVFFLAAGLMAMLMRAELARPGLQLMTNQAFNQAFTLHGTIMLLLFATPTFAGFANAIVPLQIGAPDVAFPRLNMFSYWLFLFGGLMVLGSLLVPTGPAAFGWTAYAPLNSLDRSPGAGIDLWIMGLALSGFGTILTSVNFLATIVGMRAPGMTMFRMPIFTWNILFTTVLVLVAFPVLAAALLVLESDRRFGSVVFEAGNGGALLWQHLFWFFGHPEVYIIALPFFGIITEIIPVFSRKPIFGYVTLVGATMAITGLSVVVWAHHMFVTGAVLLPFFSLLSFLIAVPTGVKFFNWTGTMLRGSLSFETPMLWAIGFLVSFLLGGLTGVILASPPMDFHVTDSYFIVAHFHYTVFGTVVFAMFAGFYFWWPKLTGRMLDERLGKIHFWTLFIGFQTTFLVQHWLGAEGMPRRYADYLAADGFTTLNTVSTIGAFLLGTSTLPFLYNVWKTQKYGAKVTVDDPWGYGRSLEWATSCPPPRHNFTTIPRVRSESPAFDLHHPDFAGLPTRPASRPVSPPEPGSAGPGPS; translated from the coding sequence ATGGGCACGGACACCGTCGAAGCCGCCGCCTCACCGGCGCCGGTGCGCCGACGGGGCCGGGTGGTCGTGGACTGGCTGACGACCACCGATCACAAGAAGATCGGCCATCTCTACCTGGTCACGTCGTTCGTCTTCTTCCTGGCGGCCGGGCTGATGGCGATGCTGATGCGTGCGGAGCTGGCCCGCCCCGGCCTGCAGCTGATGACGAATCAGGCGTTCAACCAGGCCTTCACGCTGCACGGCACGATCATGCTGCTGCTCTTCGCGACGCCCACCTTCGCCGGGTTCGCCAACGCGATCGTGCCGCTGCAGATCGGCGCGCCCGACGTGGCCTTCCCGCGGCTGAACATGTTCTCGTACTGGCTGTTCCTCTTCGGCGGGCTGATGGTGCTGGGCTCGCTGCTGGTGCCGACGGGGCCCGCCGCCTTCGGCTGGACCGCGTACGCCCCGCTCAACAGCCTGGACCGGTCACCGGGCGCCGGCATCGACCTGTGGATCATGGGGCTCGCGCTCTCCGGCTTCGGCACGATCCTCACGTCGGTGAACTTCCTCGCGACGATCGTCGGGATGCGGGCGCCGGGCATGACCATGTTCCGGATGCCGATCTTCACGTGGAACATCCTGTTCACCACGGTCCTGGTGCTGGTGGCGTTCCCCGTGCTGGCGGCCGCGCTGCTGGTGCTGGAGTCCGACCGGCGGTTCGGCTCGGTGGTCTTCGAGGCCGGGAACGGCGGAGCCCTGCTGTGGCAGCACCTGTTCTGGTTCTTCGGCCATCCCGAGGTCTACATCATCGCGCTGCCGTTCTTCGGCATCATCACGGAGATCATCCCGGTCTTCTCCCGGAAGCCGATCTTCGGGTACGTCACGCTCGTCGGGGCCACGATGGCCATCACCGGGCTGTCGGTGGTGGTGTGGGCCCACCACATGTTCGTCACCGGTGCCGTGCTGCTGCCCTTCTTCTCCCTGCTGTCGTTCCTGATCGCCGTGCCGACCGGGGTGAAGTTCTTCAACTGGACCGGCACGATGCTCAGGGGGTCGCTGTCCTTCGAGACCCCGATGCTGTGGGCGATCGGCTTCCTGGTGTCGTTCCTCCTCGGCGGGCTGACGGGCGTCATCCTCGCCTCGCCGCCGATGGACTTCCATGTGACCGACTCGTACTTCATCGTCGCCCACTTCCACTACACGGTCTTCGGCACGGTCGTCTTCGCGATGTTCGCCGGCTTCTACTTCTGGTGGCCGAAGCTCACCGGCAGGATGCTCGACGAACGCCTCGGGAAGATCCACTTCTGGACCCTGTTCATCGGCTTCCAGACGACCTTCCTGGTGCAGCACTGGCTGGGTGCCGAGGGCATGCCGCGGCGGTACGCGGACTACCTCGCGGCCGACGGCTTCACCACGCTCAACACGGTCTCGACGATCGGTGCCTTCCTGCTCGGCACCTCCACACTGCCGTTCCTCTACAACGTGTGGAAGACACAGAAGTACGGCGCGAAGGTGACGGTCGACGACCCGTGGGGGTACGGCCGGTCGCTGGAGTGGGCGACCTCCTGCCCGCCGCCCCGCCACAACTTCACCACCATCCCGCGGGTGCGCTCCGAGTCCCCCGCGTTCGACCTGCACCATCCCGACTTCGCGGGCCTCCCCACCCGGCCGGCCAGCCGCCCGGTCAGTCCCCCAGAGCCCGGGTCAGCCGGTCCCGGACCGTCCTGA
- a CDS encoding helix-turn-helix transcriptional regulator, with protein sequence MLDTSARLLRLLSLLQAHREWSGADLAERLGVTARTVRRDVDRLRELGYPVNASPGTGGGYQLGAGAELPPLLLDDDEAVAVAVGLRTAAGNGIEGIGESSVRALAKLEQVLPHRLRRRIGALNAYTVPMLRTPQAQVDPSVLTELANACRDSERLRFEYRDHNGEVSRRTVEPHRLVCTERRWYLVAWDVDRTDWRTFRVDRVTPKPPHGPRFGPRTPPAEDLAAYVSKGVSTAAYSTKAVIRLRVPLGTAAGAVSPSAGVLEAEGPDSCLLRTGAGSLDVMVVHVVLLGIDFEVVEPAELTDHVRTVRDRLTRALGD encoded by the coding sequence ATGTTGGACACCTCCGCTCGACTGCTGCGCCTGCTCTCCCTGCTGCAGGCGCACCGTGAATGGTCCGGAGCCGATCTCGCCGAGCGGCTGGGCGTCACCGCGCGCACCGTACGGCGGGATGTCGACCGGCTGCGTGAACTCGGCTATCCGGTCAACGCGAGCCCCGGCACGGGCGGCGGATACCAGCTCGGGGCGGGGGCCGAGCTGCCGCCGCTGCTGCTCGACGACGACGAGGCCGTCGCCGTCGCCGTCGGGCTGCGCACCGCCGCCGGCAACGGCATCGAGGGCATCGGCGAGTCCTCCGTACGCGCCCTGGCCAAGCTGGAGCAGGTGCTGCCGCACCGGCTCCGCCGCCGGATCGGCGCACTCAACGCCTACACCGTGCCGATGCTGCGCACCCCGCAGGCCCAGGTGGATCCCTCGGTCCTGACCGAGCTGGCCAACGCCTGCCGCGACAGCGAGCGGCTGCGCTTCGAGTACCGCGACCACAACGGCGAGGTGAGCCGCCGCACCGTGGAGCCGCATCGCCTCGTCTGCACCGAGCGCCGCTGGTACCTGGTCGCCTGGGACGTGGACCGCACCGACTGGCGGACGTTCCGGGTCGACCGGGTCACCCCGAAACCGCCGCACGGCCCGCGCTTCGGGCCGCGCACCCCGCCCGCCGAGGATCTCGCCGCCTATGTGTCCAAGGGCGTCTCGACGGCGGCGTACTCGACGAAGGCGGTGATCAGGCTGCGCGTACCGCTCGGGACCGCGGCCGGGGCGGTGTCACCGTCGGCGGGTGTCCTGGAGGCCGAGGGCCCGGACAGCTGTCTGCTGCGCACGGGCGCCGGAAGCCTGGACGTGATGGTCGTTCACGTGGTGCTCCTGGGCATCGACTTCGAGGTCGTCGAGCCGGCGGAGCTCACCGACCACGTCAGGACGGTCCGGGACCGGCTGACCCGGGCTCTGGGGGACTGA
- a CDS encoding glycosyltransferase family 4 protein: protein MHISFLLHNAYGIGGTIRTTFNLARTLAERHDVEIVSVFRHREEPTLGAPAGVTMRHLLDLRSGSPTYDGTAPDYTRPAKVFPRGDGRWKQYNRLTDARIAAHLRSLEADVVVGTRPGLNVHIARQARRGPVRVGQEHLTLDGHGYRLRREIGHRYALLDAVTTVTEADAQSYRTRLKLPGVRIVAVPNSVPAPTVAPADADSKWVVAAGRLTKVKRYDLLVKAFSKVVAARPDWRLRIYGSGDATGNERNALLALIEQRGLHNHVFLMGPANPLEPEWVKGSLAAVTSNIESFGMTIVEAMRCGLPVVSTDCPHGPREIIQDGVDGRLVPVGDEDAVADALLALINDDEQRRRAGAAALEASERFDPARIAERHEALFTELLARGTGCRSRGALRDAMHRSRGAVLDGAYSVRYKAAEVIRKGKTA from the coding sequence ATGCATATCTCGTTCCTGCTTCACAACGCGTACGGAATCGGTGGGACGATCCGCACGACGTTCAACCTCGCCCGCACCCTGGCCGAACGGCACGACGTCGAGATCGTCTCGGTCTTCCGGCACCGTGAGGAGCCGACACTGGGCGCGCCGGCGGGCGTGACCATGCGTCACCTGCTGGATCTGCGCAGCGGCAGCCCCACCTACGACGGCACCGCCCCCGACTACACCCGGCCCGCGAAGGTGTTCCCGCGCGGCGACGGCCGCTGGAAGCAGTACAACCGCCTCACCGACGCCCGGATCGCCGCCCACCTCAGGTCCCTGGAGGCCGATGTGGTCGTCGGCACCCGCCCCGGGCTCAACGTCCACATCGCCCGCCAGGCCCGCCGCGGCCCGGTCCGGGTCGGCCAGGAGCACCTCACCCTGGACGGCCACGGCTACCGGCTGCGCCGCGAGATCGGCCACCGGTACGCCCTGCTGGACGCCGTCACCACCGTCACCGAGGCCGATGCCCAGTCCTACCGCACACGGCTGAAGCTGCCCGGCGTACGGATCGTGGCCGTGCCCAACAGCGTGCCCGCGCCGACCGTGGCCCCGGCCGACGCCGACAGCAAGTGGGTCGTCGCGGCCGGCCGGCTCACCAAGGTCAAGCGGTACGACCTGCTGGTCAAGGCCTTCTCGAAGGTCGTCGCCGCCCGTCCCGACTGGCGGCTGCGGATCTACGGCAGCGGCGACGCGACCGGCAACGAACGCAACGCGCTGCTGGCGCTGATCGAACAGCGCGGGCTGCACAACCACGTCTTCCTGATGGGACCGGCCAATCCGCTGGAGCCGGAATGGGTCAAGGGCTCGCTCGCCGCGGTCACCTCGAACATCGAGTCCTTCGGCATGACGATCGTCGAGGCGATGCGCTGCGGCCTCCCGGTCGTCTCCACCGACTGCCCGCACGGCCCCCGCGAGATCATCCAGGACGGCGTCGACGGACGGCTGGTGCCGGTCGGTGACGAGGACGCCGTCGCCGACGCGCTGCTCGCTCTGATCAACGACGACGAGCAGCGGCGGCGCGCCGGAGCGGCTGCCCTGGAGGCGTCCGAGCGCTTCGATCCGGCACGGATCGCCGAACGCCACGAAGCACTCTTCACCGAACTGCTCGCCCGGGGCACGGGCTGCCGCTCCCGCGGCGCGCTGCGGGACGCGATGCACCGCTCGCGCGGCGCGGTGCTCGACGGCGCCTACTCCGTGCGGTACAAGGCAGCCGAAGTGATCCGGAAGGGGAAGACGGCATGA
- the der gene encoding ribosome biogenesis GTPase Der, translating into MNDQHDHGALGDTEYAEFMELAAEEGFDPEDVEGAIEEAGHGPLPVLAVVGRPNVGKSTLVNRFIGRREAVVEDKPGVTRDRVTYEAEWAGRRFKVVDTGGWEQDVLGIDASVAAQAEFAIEAADAVVFVVDATVGATDTDEAVVKLLRRAGKPVVLAANKVDGPSAEADAAMLWSLGLGEPYPVSALHGRGTGDLLDQVLEALPDAPAQTFGTAGGGPRRIALIGRPNVGKSSLLNKVAGEERVVVNEMAGTTRDPVDELIELGGTTWKFVDTAGIRKKVHLQEGADYYASLRTAAAVEKAEVAVVLIDTSESISVQDQRIITMAVEAGRALVIAYNKWDTLDEERRYYLEREIETEMQQVSWAPRVNVSASTGRHMEKLVPAIETALEGWETRVPTGRLNAFLGELVAAHPHPIRGGKQPRILFGTQAGTKPPRFVLFASGFLEHGYRRFVERRLREEFGFEGTPIHISVRVREKRGKKK; encoded by the coding sequence ATGAACGACCAGCACGACCACGGGGCACTCGGCGACACCGAGTACGCGGAGTTCATGGAGCTCGCCGCGGAGGAGGGGTTCGACCCCGAGGACGTCGAGGGCGCGATCGAGGAGGCCGGCCACGGCCCGCTGCCCGTTCTCGCCGTCGTCGGCCGTCCGAACGTCGGCAAGTCGACCCTGGTGAACCGCTTCATCGGCCGCCGTGAGGCCGTCGTCGAGGACAAGCCCGGGGTCACCCGTGACCGGGTCACCTACGAGGCCGAGTGGGCAGGCCGCCGCTTCAAGGTCGTCGACACCGGCGGCTGGGAGCAGGACGTCCTCGGTATCGACGCCTCCGTCGCCGCCCAGGCCGAGTTCGCCATCGAGGCCGCCGACGCGGTCGTCTTCGTCGTGGACGCCACCGTCGGCGCCACCGACACGGACGAGGCCGTCGTGAAGCTGCTGCGCCGCGCGGGGAAGCCCGTCGTGCTCGCGGCCAACAAGGTCGACGGCCCCTCCGCCGAGGCCGACGCCGCCATGCTCTGGTCCCTCGGTCTCGGCGAGCCGTACCCGGTGTCCGCGCTGCACGGCCGGGGCACCGGCGACCTGCTCGACCAGGTCCTCGAGGCCCTCCCCGACGCCCCCGCCCAGACCTTCGGCACCGCCGGCGGCGGCCCGCGCCGCATCGCCCTCATCGGCCGCCCGAACGTCGGCAAGTCGTCCCTGCTGAACAAGGTGGCGGGCGAGGAGCGCGTCGTCGTCAACGAGATGGCGGGCACCACCCGCGACCCCGTCGACGAGCTCATCGAACTCGGCGGTACCACCTGGAAGTTCGTGGACACCGCGGGTATCCGCAAGAAGGTCCACCTCCAGGAGGGCGCGGACTACTACGCCTCGCTGCGCACCGCGGCCGCCGTCGAGAAGGCCGAGGTCGCCGTCGTACTGATCGACACCAGCGAGTCCATCTCCGTCCAGGACCAGCGGATCATCACGATGGCCGTCGAGGCGGGCCGTGCGCTCGTCATCGCGTACAACAAGTGGGACACCCTCGACGAGGAGCGCCGCTACTACCTGGAGCGCGAGATCGAGACCGAGATGCAGCAGGTCTCCTGGGCGCCCCGGGTGAATGTCTCGGCCTCGACCGGCCGGCACATGGAGAAGCTGGTCCCCGCGATCGAGACGGCCCTGGAGGGCTGGGAGACCCGCGTTCCCACCGGCCGTCTCAACGCCTTCCTCGGCGAGCTGGTCGCCGCCCATCCGCACCCGATCCGCGGCGGAAAGCAGCCCCGGATCCTGTTCGGTACGCAGGCGGGTACGAAGCCGCCGCGCTTCGTCCTCTTCGCCTCCGGCTTCCTGGAGCACGGCTACCGCCGCTTCGTCGAGCGCCGGCTGCGTGAGGAGTTCGGATTCGAGGGCACCCCGATCCACATCTCCGTGCGGGTGCGCGAGAAGCGCGGGAAGAAGAAGTAA
- a CDS encoding lysophospholipid acyltransferase family protein gives MNTLWRPRVLGAWRVPATGPVILAVNHAHNIDGPMLMGTAPRPVHFLIKKEAFIGPLDPFLTGIGQLKVDRTSADRAAVTSALGVLEDGGVLGIFPEGTRGGGDFSSIRAGLAYFAVRSGAPILPVAVLGSSERTGRLIRALPPLRSRVDIVFGDPFAAGDGSGLRTRKALDEATVRIQERLTAHLENARRLTGR, from the coding sequence ATGAACACCCTGTGGCGGCCGCGGGTGCTGGGAGCCTGGCGGGTTCCCGCGACCGGGCCGGTCATCCTCGCCGTCAACCACGCGCACAACATCGACGGCCCGATGCTGATGGGCACCGCGCCCAGGCCGGTGCACTTCCTGATCAAGAAAGAGGCGTTCATCGGCCCGCTCGACCCCTTCCTCACCGGGATCGGGCAGCTCAAGGTGGACCGTACGAGCGCCGACCGCGCCGCCGTCACCAGCGCCCTCGGCGTCCTGGAGGACGGCGGCGTGCTCGGGATCTTCCCCGAGGGCACGCGGGGCGGAGGCGACTTCTCCTCGATCCGCGCCGGGCTCGCGTACTTCGCGGTGCGCTCCGGGGCGCCGATCCTCCCGGTCGCCGTCCTGGGAAGCAGCGAGCGGACCGGACGGTTGATACGGGCGCTGCCCCCGCTGCGCAGCCGCGTCGACATCGTCTTCGGCGATCCCTTCGCGGCCGGTGACGGCAGCGGCCTGCGTACCCGCAAGGCGCTCGACGAGGCGACGGTACGCATCCAGGAGCGGCTCACCGCCCACCTGGAAAACGCCAGGCGTCTCACCGGGCGCTGA
- the cmk gene encoding (d)CMP kinase, translating to MESVIVAIDGPSGTGKSSTSKAVAAELGLSYLDTGAQYRAITWWMISNGIDVDDPAAIASASGKPVIESGTDPAAPTITVDGLDASGPIRTQEVTSKVSAVSAVPEVRARITELQRTIASAAAKVAKGIVVEGRDIGTTVLPGADLKIFLTASPEARAARRSGELKGKEATDLAATREALVKRDAADAGRKTSPLAKADDAVEVDTTELTLSQVIECVVALVEEKRAAK from the coding sequence GTGGAATCCGTGATCGTCGCCATCGACGGCCCCTCCGGCACGGGCAAGTCGAGCACCTCCAAGGCGGTCGCCGCAGAGCTGGGCCTGAGCTACCTGGACACCGGCGCCCAGTACCGCGCGATCACCTGGTGGATGATCAGCAACGGCATCGACGTCGACGACCCCGCCGCGATCGCGAGCGCCTCCGGGAAGCCGGTGATCGAGTCCGGCACGGACCCGGCGGCCCCGACGATCACCGTCGACGGTCTGGACGCCTCCGGCCCGATCCGCACCCAGGAGGTGACCTCCAAGGTGAGCGCCGTCAGCGCGGTCCCGGAGGTGCGCGCCCGGATCACCGAGCTGCAGCGGACCATCGCCTCGGCCGCCGCGAAGGTCGCGAAGGGCATCGTGGTCGAGGGCCGTGACATCGGGACGACCGTTCTCCCCGGCGCCGACCTGAAGATCTTCCTGACCGCCTCCCCGGAGGCCCGGGCGGCCCGCCGCAGCGGTGAGCTGAAGGGCAAGGAGGCGACCGACCTCGCCGCCACCCGCGAAGCGCTGGTCAAGCGGGACGCCGCCGACGCCGGCCGCAAGACCTCCCCGCTCGCCAAGGCGGACGACGCCGTCGAGGTCGACACCACCGAGCTCACGCTTTCGCAGGTCATCGAGTGTGTCGTCGCTCTCGTTGAGGAGAAGCGGGCCGCGAAGTGA
- a CDS encoding prephenate dehydrogenase, which yields MRTALVIGTGLIGTSAALALAGRGVTVHLRDHDPARARTAAALGAGSDEAPEGPVDLAIVAVPPAHVPAALAEVMRAGTARGYLDVASVKGGPRRELEALGVDMSSYIGTHPMSGKERSGPLAATADLFEGRPWVLTPTRDTDTEVLNLALELVALCRAVPVVMDADAHDRAVALVSHTPQLISSMVAARLADADETAVRLCGQGIRDVTRIAASDPGMWIDILSANPGPVADVLAGVAADLDETVRALRALQSSDEDKRRDGAGGVEDVLRRGNAGRERVPGKHGAAPTTYETVAVLISDQPGELARIFADAGRASVNIEDVRIEHATGQQAGLVQLMVEPAAAAVLSAALRERGWALRQ from the coding sequence GTGAGAACCGCTCTCGTCATCGGAACCGGACTGATCGGTACGTCCGCCGCCCTGGCGCTCGCCGGGCGAGGCGTCACCGTGCACCTCAGGGACCACGACCCGGCCCGGGCGAGGACCGCCGCCGCGCTCGGCGCCGGCTCGGACGAGGCGCCGGAGGGCCCCGTCGATCTCGCCATCGTCGCCGTGCCGCCCGCGCACGTACCCGCCGCGCTCGCCGAGGTGATGCGCGCCGGGACCGCACGCGGCTACCTCGACGTGGCCAGCGTCAAGGGCGGCCCGCGGCGTGAGCTGGAAGCGCTCGGCGTCGACATGTCCTCGTACATCGGTACGCACCCCATGTCCGGCAAGGAGCGCTCGGGCCCGCTCGCCGCGACCGCGGATCTCTTCGAGGGCCGGCCGTGGGTGCTCACCCCGACCCGCGACACCGACACCGAGGTGCTGAACCTGGCGCTGGAGCTGGTCGCGCTCTGCCGCGCGGTCCCGGTCGTGATGGACGCCGACGCCCACGACCGGGCCGTCGCGCTGGTCTCCCACACCCCGCAGCTGATCTCGTCCATGGTCGCGGCACGGCTCGCGGACGCGGACGAGACGGCGGTACGGCTCTGCGGGCAGGGCATCCGGGACGTCACGCGCATCGCGGCCTCCGACCCCGGGATGTGGATCGACATCCTCTCCGCGAACCCGGGGCCTGTCGCCGACGTCCTCGCGGGCGTCGCCGCCGACCTCGACGAGACGGTCCGCGCGCTACGGGCCCTGCAGTCCTCCGACGAGGACAAACGCCGCGACGGCGCGGGCGGCGTCGAGGACGTCCTGCGCCGCGGCAACGCCGGCCGCGAGCGCGTCCCCGGCAAGCACGGCGCCGCCCCGACGACGTACGAGACGGTCGCCGTCCTCATCAGCGACCAGCCCGGCGAGCTCGCCCGCATCTTCGCGGACGCGGGCCGTGCGAGCGTCAACATCGAGGACGTCCGTATCGAGCACGCCACCGGCCAGCAGGCGGGTCTGGTCCAGCTCATGGTGGAGCCCGCGGCCGCGGCGGTCCTGTCCGCGGCGCTGCGCGAGCGGGGCTGGGCGCTGCGCCAGTAG
- the aroH gene encoding chorismate mutase: MAVRAVRGAVQLDRDDAGHMDDQVSELLTAILERNGLTADDLISVWFTATPDLHSDFPAAAARGLGIVDVPLICAQELDIAGAMPRVVRILAHIESDLPKSEIAHVYLGAAAALRKDIAQ; the protein is encoded by the coding sequence GTGGCGGTACGAGCCGTCCGGGGAGCCGTCCAGCTGGACCGCGACGACGCCGGGCACATGGACGATCAGGTCAGTGAGCTGCTCACCGCCATCCTGGAGCGGAACGGGCTCACGGCGGACGACCTGATCAGCGTCTGGTTCACCGCCACCCCGGATCTGCACAGCGACTTCCCGGCCGCCGCGGCACGCGGTCTCGGCATCGTCGACGTACCGCTCATCTGCGCCCAGGAACTCGACATCGCGGGAGCCATGCCGCGGGTCGTGCGCATCCTCGCGCACATCGAGTCGGACCTGCCCAAGTCCGAGATCGCGCACGTGTACCTCGGTGCCGCGGCCGCCCTTCGCAAGGACATCGCCCAGTGA
- a CDS encoding YidB family protein, with protein sequence MAGNDLGSLLGSLLGGSGNGQGGSSGGNILGALLGALAGGQGGGQAGGAGNPLGGLMDMLTKSGLADQAQSWIGTGQNEPVSGGQIAEALPNETLDKVAQQTGVTPQQAADQIARSLPQAVDKLTPSGQLPQGGSLEDIIRQQRV encoded by the coding sequence ATGGCGGGAAACGATCTCGGCAGTCTTCTGGGCAGCCTCCTCGGCGGCAGCGGCAACGGCCAGGGCGGCTCCTCCGGCGGCAACATCCTGGGAGCACTCCTCGGCGCGCTCGCCGGCGGACAGGGCGGCGGCCAGGCCGGTGGCGCCGGCAATCCGCTCGGCGGCCTGATGGACATGCTCACCAAGTCCGGCCTCGCGGACCAGGCGCAGTCCTGGATCGGCACCGGACAGAACGAGCCGGTCAGCGGCGGGCAGATCGCCGAGGCGCTGCCGAACGAGACCCTCGACAAGGTCGCCCAGCAGACCGGCGTGACGCCGCAGCAGGCGGCTGACCAGATCGCCCGGTCCCTGCCGCAGGCCGTCGACAAGCTGACCCCCTCGGGCCAGCTCCCGCAGGGCGGTTCGCTGGAGGACATCATCCGGCAGCAGCGGGTCTGA
- a CDS encoding DUF6529 family protein → MSVDPNAQTQDPPSPPPSGGSLGDAARYLVPVLVGAAVAVVLGVYGRFHEPAGTAFNLAGFSSTSAVKSWLATAALAFGVVQVVAALAMYGRLPGVPAAAWTPVLHRWSGRVAFLLAVPVAVHCLYGLGYQTYSARAAWHSLIGCFFFGAFSVKMLLLRMERLPGWLLPVAGGVVFAALAVLWLTSALWFFRTFGVTT, encoded by the coding sequence ATGAGCGTGGACCCGAACGCGCAGACACAGGACCCCCCGTCCCCTCCGCCGAGCGGCGGGAGCCTCGGGGACGCGGCCCGCTATCTCGTCCCGGTGCTGGTCGGGGCGGCGGTCGCGGTGGTCCTCGGGGTGTACGGCAGGTTCCACGAACCGGCGGGTACGGCCTTCAACCTCGCCGGCTTCAGCAGTACGAGCGCGGTGAAGTCCTGGCTGGCGACGGCGGCGCTCGCCTTCGGCGTCGTGCAGGTCGTCGCGGCCCTCGCGATGTACGGACGGCTGCCGGGGGTACCCGCCGCCGCCTGGACCCCCGTGCTGCACCGCTGGTCGGGCCGGGTGGCGTTCCTGCTCGCGGTGCCGGTTGCCGTGCACTGCCTCTACGGGCTGGGCTATCAGACGTACAGCGCACGGGCGGCATGGCACTCGCTGATCGGCTGCTTCTTCTTCGGCGCGTTCAGCGTGAAGATGTTGCTGCTGCGCATGGAGCGGCTGCCCGGGTGGCTGCTGCCGGTGGCCGGCGGCGTCGTTTTCGCCGCGCTCGCCGTCCTGTGGCTCACCTCGGCTCTCTGGTTCTTCCGCACCTTCGGAGTGACGACATGA